One Novipirellula artificiosorum DNA segment encodes these proteins:
- a CDS encoding sulfite exporter TauE/SafE family protein → MLTLGMAVFVASLIGSLHCIGMCGPLALWVTGGGSSRATMVSYHLGRLSTYMIAAFAAGILGAAVSFGGEMVGFQSAAAKIAGSLLILVGLYRLAQLHPRFAGWFSASSGPSTVASVLQKAKPLIERRGANGKAFLGGLITTWLPCGWLYLFVLVAAGTGGLVSSIVVMFAFWVGTLPALTAMLVGIHSLTPKLRGALPIAASLLLIATGLYTVTGRAAVDVSSLVSPKMADEITPTSLIELKDEPLPCCAGGVAPQASETAEESSDADSDTPACCCAEEAAPSETPSEADEVE, encoded by the coding sequence GTGTTGACGCTTGGCATGGCGGTATTCGTTGCCAGTCTTATCGGAAGCTTGCACTGCATCGGCATGTGCGGACCGTTGGCGTTATGGGTGACCGGAGGTGGATCGAGTCGGGCAACGATGGTCTCCTATCATCTTGGGCGTCTTTCGACTTACATGATTGCGGCGTTTGCAGCCGGGATTCTTGGCGCCGCGGTATCATTTGGAGGCGAGATGGTGGGCTTTCAGTCCGCCGCTGCCAAGATCGCGGGCTCGCTGCTGATTCTTGTCGGGCTGTACCGACTTGCCCAACTGCATCCACGGTTTGCTGGTTGGTTTTCCGCGTCGTCGGGGCCATCCACGGTCGCGTCGGTTCTACAGAAGGCGAAACCACTGATCGAACGTCGTGGTGCGAATGGAAAGGCGTTCTTGGGAGGTTTGATCACAACCTGGCTGCCCTGTGGGTGGCTCTACCTTTTCGTTTTGGTTGCAGCGGGGACGGGCGGATTGGTGTCTTCGATTGTCGTGATGTTCGCATTCTGGGTCGGTACGCTCCCTGCATTGACGGCGATGTTGGTGGGCATCCATTCTTTAACCCCCAAGCTCCGAGGCGCATTACCGATTGCGGCCAGTCTGTTGTTGATTGCGACGGGGCTTTACACGGTCACGGGTCGTGCGGCGGTCGATGTGTCAAGCTTGGTGTCGCCGAAGATGGCAGACGAAATCACCCCAACGTCGTTGATCGAATTGAAGGACGAACCGTTGCCTTGTTGCGCCGGCGGTGTTGCGCCGCAGGCCTCCGAAACGGCTGAGGAGAGCTCGGACGCAGATTCGGACACCCCAGCGTGTTGTTGTGCCGAGGAAGCCGCCCCATCCGAGACGCCGTCCGAGGCAGATGAGGTGGAATGA
- a CDS encoding S1C family serine protease, protein MNLSLLWGQMKVDLETEPCESAACQCHWRSNASQAGRIAVVAGMVLCLHVGFAAVGSTQDFARSTSSLSPTTSPGTRVSVPPQLENLLRHGGVPSSLAQMQILEKQQQKIAALAKDCTVSVQIGSAQGCGVIVTESGYILTAAHVATRPNLSASIKLSNGRTVTATTLGLNRSVDAGLIKINGGQNGGAPWPHASLGTSEKVVPGMWCIATGHPGGYERERGPVTRVGRLLAVSSDKIVTDCALIGGDSGGPLFDLEGRLIAVHSRIGNDVADNLHVPVDHYDASWKRLVAGEQWGFLEGFQPVLGVSGNESTGVARILKVSKGSPAEKAGFRVNDVVERFGDVPISSFSQLKKAVSNTMPGERVEVWVSRNSDRPRRIVVEIGRVE, encoded by the coding sequence ATGAACTTGTCTTTGCTGTGGGGTCAAATGAAAGTCGATCTGGAAACCGAACCGTGCGAATCAGCCGCTTGCCAGTGCCATTGGCGCAGCAATGCGTCACAGGCTGGTCGAATCGCGGTTGTAGCGGGAATGGTCCTTTGCCTCCATGTGGGGTTTGCAGCAGTTGGGTCGACTCAAGATTTCGCCCGCTCGACTTCGTCTCTTAGCCCAACGACATCACCCGGCACGCGTGTCTCGGTACCTCCGCAACTTGAGAACCTGCTGCGTCACGGGGGAGTGCCGAGTTCGCTCGCTCAAATGCAGATTTTGGAGAAGCAGCAGCAGAAGATTGCCGCTTTGGCAAAGGACTGTACGGTCAGCGTTCAAATCGGTTCGGCACAGGGTTGCGGAGTGATCGTGACCGAGTCGGGCTACATTTTGACGGCTGCTCATGTTGCAACGCGTCCCAATTTGTCGGCCTCCATCAAGCTGTCGAACGGACGTACGGTGACGGCAACCACCTTGGGGCTGAACCGCTCGGTCGATGCAGGGCTGATCAAAATCAATGGCGGCCAAAATGGTGGCGCGCCTTGGCCCCACGCATCTCTGGGGACAAGTGAGAAAGTCGTGCCAGGTATGTGGTGCATCGCCACGGGGCATCCGGGAGGTTATGAGCGAGAACGGGGCCCCGTGACTCGTGTGGGACGCCTGCTGGCGGTATCTTCGGACAAAATCGTGACCGATTGTGCCTTGATCGGTGGCGATAGCGGCGGCCCCCTTTTCGATCTTGAAGGTCGTTTGATCGCGGTGCATAGTCGGATTGGCAACGATGTCGCCGATAACTTGCACGTGCCGGTCGATCATTACGATGCGTCGTGGAAGCGGCTTGTCGCGGGAGAACAATGGGGTTTCCTGGAAGGTTTCCAGCCGGTGCTAGGGGTTTCGGGAAACGAATCGACGGGGGTAGCTCGGATCCTGAAGGTCAGCAAAGGTTCGCCAGCCGAGAAAGCGGGCTTTCGGGTCAACGATGTCGTCGAGCGCTTTGGTGACGTGCCCATTTCAAGTTTCTCGCAGCTTAAGAAAGCGGTATCGAATACGATGCCAGGTGAGCGAGTGGAGGTTTGGGTGAGTCGAAACAGTGATCGTCCGCGTCGCATCGTGGTCGAAATTGGACGGGTTGAATAG
- a CDS encoding FixH family protein, whose product MNSESNRIANHRAAIRWGGFVVALLTAQVAVGVVAVVLATNDPSAAVLPDYYEKALHWDDQVQAEAASRELGWKLTLLPMKEGSKVGLQGQLLDVDGAPISIASGTLELYHHSHASEIDRIQLPVSSEGTFGITGCVPIDGLWQANIDLVDSDGNRFVQSQVVMVHNPKHSNSEGS is encoded by the coding sequence ATGAACAGTGAATCAAATCGGATCGCAAACCATCGGGCGGCTATTCGCTGGGGTGGTTTCGTCGTCGCATTGTTGACGGCGCAGGTCGCTGTGGGCGTGGTTGCGGTGGTGCTTGCGACCAATGATCCCTCCGCCGCCGTTTTACCGGATTACTATGAAAAGGCGCTGCATTGGGACGATCAAGTCCAAGCCGAGGCCGCATCGCGTGAACTCGGCTGGAAGTTGACACTACTTCCCATGAAAGAAGGCTCCAAGGTCGGTTTGCAGGGGCAATTGCTCGACGTCGACGGGGCCCCCATTTCGATTGCATCGGGAACCCTTGAACTGTACCACCATTCGCATGCGTCCGAGATTGATCGGATCCAACTGCCGGTCAGCTCGGAAGGGACGTTTGGAATCACCGGCTGTGTACCGATCGATGGACTTTGGCAAGCCAATATCGACTTGGTCGATTCCGACGGCAACCGTTTTGTGCAGTCCCAGGTTGTGATGGTCCACAACCCCAAACATTCGAACTCCGAAGGTAGCTAG
- a CDS encoding cbb3-type cytochrome c oxidase N-terminal domain-containing protein, producing the protein MNKPANEALNEPALSTAQDEVVGHIPDDPLTGHAYDGIQEFDNPLPGWWKWLFIGSIAFAFPYWAYYHGGAEGRTVEARYDKALAANIRLQFEEIGELKQDRETVVKFLYEPSWLRVGQTVFKTNCVSCHGADGGGLVGPNLTDEEYKNVKDIGDILTVLQNGAGGGAMPAWKNRLSTNEIVLAASYVASLRGTEPASAKQPEGRKIDPWPAAPPTEQADADETGTGSDDSGDGST; encoded by the coding sequence ATGAATAAACCTGCTAACGAAGCGTTGAATGAACCCGCTTTGTCAACGGCGCAAGATGAGGTGGTTGGGCATATTCCCGACGATCCGTTGACGGGCCATGCTTACGACGGAATTCAAGAGTTTGACAATCCGTTGCCGGGCTGGTGGAAGTGGTTGTTCATTGGGTCGATCGCGTTTGCATTTCCGTATTGGGCGTACTATCACGGTGGTGCCGAAGGGCGGACTGTGGAAGCGAGATATGACAAGGCGTTGGCTGCAAACATCCGCTTGCAATTTGAAGAGATTGGAGAGTTGAAACAGGATCGCGAAACGGTGGTCAAGTTTCTGTACGAACCCTCTTGGTTGCGGGTCGGTCAAACCGTTTTCAAAACCAATTGCGTCTCTTGCCATGGCGCCGATGGCGGAGGGCTTGTGGGACCCAACTTGACCGATGAGGAATACAAGAATGTCAAAGACATCGGCGATATTCTGACAGTCCTGCAAAATGGAGCTGGCGGTGGTGCGATGCCTGCGTGGAAGAACCGGTTGTCGACGAACGAGATTGTGTTGGCGGCAAGCTACGTGGCCAGTCTGCGTGGAACCGAGCCTGCAAGTGCCAAGCAGCCCGAAGGCCGAAAAATCGATCCTTGGCCGGCTGCTCCCCCCACAGAGCAGGCGGATGCTGACGAAACCGGAACGGGATCCGACGATTCGGGTGACGGTTCGACCTAG
- a CDS encoding MBL fold metallo-hydrolase, whose amino-acid sequence MLKRKPIYPGIIELNFQAGEVFGCNVYLVYNLDEWILIDIGYEETVEDFIEIIRQIDFPLSRCKTLVATHADVDHIQGLAKAKQILKTTATGHPNAVRPLREGDTLVTLAEIAAQNLKMTMPPVQIENEINDGDVLRVGNLEVEVWHTPGHTDSQLAFRIGDMLLSGDNIYRDGCIGAIDAHHGSDIKAFVKSLERIRDSDVKWLAPSHGPMFANNKDFMNRTIDRVRGYLKMADFGTLAESWPLMDQWDDEVAEGRLPEGLGAPD is encoded by the coding sequence ATGCTCAAACGCAAACCCATTTACCCTGGCATTATCGAACTCAACTTCCAAGCGGGTGAGGTTTTTGGGTGCAACGTTTACCTCGTCTACAACCTCGACGAGTGGATCTTGATCGATATTGGTTACGAAGAAACCGTCGAAGACTTTATCGAAATTATCCGCCAGATCGATTTCCCGCTCTCGCGATGCAAGACCTTGGTCGCAACACACGCGGATGTCGATCACATACAAGGTCTAGCCAAAGCAAAACAGATTCTGAAGACCACCGCGACGGGTCATCCCAATGCGGTCCGCCCGCTACGAGAGGGCGATACGTTGGTGACGCTTGCGGAAATCGCAGCCCAAAACTTGAAAATGACGATGCCGCCGGTACAGATTGAAAACGAAATCAATGATGGGGATGTCCTGCGTGTTGGCAATCTGGAAGTAGAAGTTTGGCATACGCCGGGGCACACCGACAGCCAATTGGCATTTCGCATCGGCGACATGCTGTTGAGCGGTGACAACATCTATCGCGACGGCTGCATCGGAGCGATTGACGCGCATCACGGCAGCGATATCAAGGCCTTTGTCAAATCGCTAGAACGGATTCGCGACAGCGACGTCAAGTGGCTCGCCCCCAGCCACGGACCGATGTTTGCCAACAACAAAGACTTCATGAATCGCACGATCGATCGAGTGCGAGGCTACTTGAAAATGGCAGATTTTGGCACACTTGCGGAAAGCTGGCCCTTGATGGACCAGTGGGATGACGAAGTTGCCGAGGGCCGATTGCCCGAAGGTTTGGGCGCGCCGGACTAA
- a CDS encoding PDZ domain-containing protein, which yields MTTLLADSPSSFRRTSGMRLPLVLLTLFAILASGQMVGPTAEAQEKLSPQWLREGFTMRVSHRRDNGEMMQMVRPILGAVNESVVQVLSGGQPVALGTVVGADGYVLTKRSELSADPIRVRLFDNRVVPARVAAVRRANDLALLKIEANILLKPARFDAEVPGVGGFAISAGRTGRPIGIGSIGVLPRRVDHQGGLGVVLRQGRDGRARVDRVWQDSGAAEAGIEPEDRIIAINGHEVFSSNSVIETLSGIFPGESVQLTILRSGSTLDVHAGIRDLGILQETENDSRVNGPRSVRLSGFERVFQHDTVLAPDQCGGPVLDSSGRVIGLNIARAGRVVSYAVPSSLVRPETNSMLAEARAAAN from the coding sequence TTGACAACGCTATTGGCGGATTCGCCATCTTCATTTCGTCGAACAAGCGGCATGCGGTTGCCGCTCGTTTTATTGACGCTGTTCGCAATCCTCGCGTCAGGCCAAATGGTCGGGCCGACCGCTGAGGCACAAGAAAAGCTCTCCCCGCAATGGCTTCGTGAAGGCTTCACGATGCGTGTCTCGCATCGTCGCGACAATGGCGAGATGATGCAGATGGTTCGGCCGATTCTTGGCGCCGTCAACGAATCGGTGGTTCAGGTCCTCAGTGGTGGCCAGCCAGTGGCGCTGGGGACCGTCGTCGGCGCCGATGGGTACGTTTTGACCAAACGCAGCGAATTGAGTGCGGATCCGATTCGCGTTCGCTTGTTCGATAATCGAGTGGTCCCGGCTCGCGTCGCTGCGGTTCGACGCGCGAACGATTTGGCTTTACTCAAGATTGAAGCAAACATCTTGCTGAAACCGGCTCGGTTTGACGCTGAGGTGCCCGGGGTGGGAGGCTTTGCCATCAGTGCGGGACGTACCGGACGTCCGATTGGAATCGGCAGTATCGGTGTGCTGCCGAGACGAGTCGATCATCAGGGCGGGCTTGGTGTCGTGCTGCGACAAGGCCGTGATGGCCGGGCACGCGTCGATCGGGTTTGGCAAGACAGCGGAGCCGCCGAGGCGGGGATCGAACCGGAAGATCGAATCATCGCCATCAATGGGCACGAAGTGTTCTCAAGCAACAGTGTGATTGAAACGCTCAGTGGTATTTTCCCAGGGGAAAGCGTCCAGCTGACGATCCTACGCAGCGGTAGCACGTTGGACGTGCATGCAGGGATTCGCGATCTGGGAATCTTGCAGGAAACCGAGAACGATTCGCGAGTCAACGGTCCGCGAAGCGTACGACTCAGTGGGTTTGAGCGTGTGTTCCAGCACGACACGGTCCTTGCGCCGGATCAGTGTGGCGGGCCGGTGTTGGATTCATCGGGGCGCGTGATCGGACTCAATATCGCTCGCGCCGGACGCGTGGTGAGCTATGCCGTTCCCTCGTCATTGGTGCGGCCCGAAACGAACAGCATGCTCGCTGAAGCTCGCGCCGCCGCGAATTGA
- the ccoN gene encoding cytochrome-c oxidase, cbb3-type subunit I — MSIENPSDLSASNDPAGSLHSRTQEQLETYSYDDDIVRKFATATLVWAIVGTLAGLIVAVLLVLPKAFGGLEWLSFGRLRPLHTNAAIFAFAGNAIFAAVYYSTQRLCKCRMWSDTLGRLHFWGWQGIIVTAAITLPLGITQSKEYAELEWPVDLAIAVVWLVFFGGNFLMTLIHRRERHMYVALWFYIATIVTVTVLHVFNNLVLPIHLGKSYPVYAGVQDAFMQWWYGHNAVAFFLTTPFLGLMYYFLPKAANRPVFSYKLSILHFWSLVFIYIWAGPHHLHYTALPEWASTLGMLFSVMLWMPSWGGMINGLLTLRGAWQKVATDPVLKFFVVGVTFYGMSTFEGPLLSVKSVNGLSHYTDWTIAHVHSGALGWNGMMSFGMLYWLLPRLFQTKLWSTKAASAHFWIATIGILLYIVPIYAAGLMQGLMWRAMDETGNLVYPDFIETIQSIVPLWWLRVLGGALFVGGTLLMAVNWFMTWATRPAVYDVPVYQSPRLSAHYDEEHVDSTSKLDDAPVLDAAKSLDVWSRMGWHRRWERLPVRFTILTTLAVIIASLFEIIPTFLIRSNVPTIATVKPYTPLELAGRDIFVAEGCYNCHSQMIRPFVAETKRYGEYSKPGESIYDRPFQWGSRRIGPDLAREGGKQSSLWHWLHFENPEQVSPGSVMPSYIHLLETEINFSGVTDRVWAAQTLGAPYDFELEEAPDLARRQAEEIAADIVSQGGPVSRGEVMTLNSKAVALIAFLQRVGTDIFAAPEPAVTPAAEEAAPGSEEPIEAEPEAEVAFGSDAEIAETSQQ, encoded by the coding sequence TTGTCGATCGAAAACCCCTCGGACTTGTCAGCATCGAACGATCCTGCCGGCTCGCTCCATAGTCGCACCCAAGAGCAGCTCGAAACGTATTCCTACGACGATGACATCGTCCGCAAGTTTGCTACAGCGACCTTGGTGTGGGCGATCGTGGGCACGCTTGCCGGGTTGATTGTGGCTGTCCTGTTGGTCCTACCGAAAGCCTTTGGAGGACTCGAATGGCTAAGTTTTGGTCGGCTCCGCCCGCTGCACACGAACGCCGCCATTTTTGCCTTTGCTGGCAACGCGATCTTTGCGGCGGTTTACTACAGCACGCAGCGGCTTTGTAAGTGCCGGATGTGGAGTGACACCCTCGGCCGACTGCATTTCTGGGGCTGGCAGGGAATCATTGTCACGGCGGCGATCACGTTGCCGCTTGGAATCACCCAAAGTAAAGAGTACGCCGAGCTCGAGTGGCCGGTCGATTTGGCGATCGCGGTCGTTTGGCTCGTTTTCTTCGGCGGCAACTTTTTGATGACGTTGATCCATCGTCGCGAACGGCACATGTACGTGGCGCTTTGGTTTTACATCGCCACGATTGTGACCGTCACGGTGCTGCATGTTTTCAATAACTTGGTCTTGCCGATTCACTTGGGCAAGAGTTATCCGGTCTACGCTGGGGTTCAAGACGCATTCATGCAGTGGTGGTACGGGCACAACGCGGTAGCGTTTTTCTTGACGACACCCTTTTTAGGGCTAATGTATTACTTCCTGCCGAAAGCGGCCAATCGGCCGGTGTTCAGCTACAAGCTTTCCATTTTGCACTTCTGGTCGTTGGTCTTCATTTACATTTGGGCTGGTCCTCACCATTTGCATTACACGGCGCTGCCCGAATGGGCATCGACGCTGGGAATGCTCTTTAGCGTGATGCTTTGGATGCCATCGTGGGGCGGGATGATCAATGGACTGCTGACCCTCCGCGGCGCTTGGCAGAAGGTCGCAACCGATCCGGTGCTGAAGTTCTTTGTCGTCGGCGTCACCTTCTATGGCATGTCGACCTTCGAAGGACCGCTGTTGAGCGTCAAGAGCGTCAACGGGTTAAGTCACTACACCGATTGGACCATCGCTCACGTTCACTCAGGCGCCCTCGGTTGGAACGGGATGATGTCCTTTGGCATGCTGTATTGGTTGCTGCCACGATTGTTTCAAACCAAGTTGTGGAGCACGAAGGCGGCATCCGCCCACTTCTGGATCGCAACGATCGGGATTTTGCTGTATATCGTTCCCATTTACGCCGCAGGCTTGATGCAAGGTTTGATGTGGCGAGCGATGGACGAAACGGGCAACCTGGTTTATCCGGACTTCATTGAAACGATTCAATCCATCGTGCCGCTTTGGTGGCTGCGTGTATTGGGCGGAGCGTTGTTTGTTGGGGGCACCTTGTTGATGGCGGTCAATTGGTTCATGACTTGGGCGACACGTCCGGCCGTTTACGATGTGCCGGTGTACCAATCCCCTCGTCTTTCCGCTCATTATGATGAGGAGCATGTCGATTCGACCAGCAAGCTCGACGATGCGCCGGTTTTGGATGCGGCCAAGAGCTTGGATGTTTGGTCACGGATGGGGTGGCATCGACGTTGGGAGCGTCTGCCCGTTCGATTTACGATCCTTACCACGTTGGCCGTCATCATCGCTAGCTTGTTCGAAATCATTCCCACGTTCCTGATTCGCAGCAACGTTCCGACGATTGCGACCGTCAAACCCTATACTCCGTTGGAGTTGGCTGGACGTGATATTTTTGTTGCCGAAGGTTGTTACAACTGCCATTCACAGATGATTCGGCCGTTCGTTGCAGAAACAAAACGCTATGGAGAATACAGCAAGCCGGGTGAGTCGATTTATGACCGTCCATTCCAATGGGGCAGTCGCCGGATCGGTCCCGACTTGGCTCGTGAAGGGGGCAAGCAAAGCAGTTTGTGGCATTGGTTGCACTTCGAAAACCCAGAGCAGGTTTCGCCCGGCAGCGTGATGCCCAGTTACATCCATTTGCTCGAGACGGAGATCAACTTTAGCGGTGTTACCGACCGAGTCTGGGCCGCACAGACGCTCGGTGCTCCTTACGACTTCGAGCTCGAAGAAGCGCCCGACCTCGCTCGTCGACAGGCAGAAGAGATTGCGGCGGACATTGTTTCGCAAGGCGGTCCTGTTTCCCGCGGCGAGGTGATGACGTTGAATTCCAAGGCGGTTGCCTTGATCGCATTCTTGCAACGCGTAGGGACCGACATCTTCGCAGCTCCAGAACCCGCCGTAACGCCCGCGGCCGAGGAAGCCGCACCTGGAAGTGAAGAACCGATTGAGGCAGAACCCGAAGCCGAGGTCGCTTTCGGATCGGACGCCGAAATCGCCGAGACTTCACAGCAATAG
- a CDS encoding NAD-dependent epimerase/dehydratase family protein, translating into MTAAACQTLIVGCGYLGATVGSLCVERGDVVYATTRRRSRADRLQQMGFVPLIVDWNDRRTLCQTTAEAGQTAANLASMMPNIDQVLVAVSYDLSSQVSRYESQVGGMRNLLRLLPNHVKVCYISTTGVYHQTDGRWVDESSPTFPRREGGRVHLQAESLLHRYRPTAPWTVLRLAGIYGPGRVPRIADVVAGRSLASQETGFLNLIHVHDAARAVLATWQHRSRRVYAVADDQPMQRGDFYREMARRCAAPPPTFRSPLPGSSKQMRSESNKRIWNRRLKHDLLPNLLYPTYRDGLAQILADGRDTKGCSQATRSL; encoded by the coding sequence ATGACTGCTGCAGCTTGCCAGACCTTGATCGTCGGATGTGGTTACTTGGGAGCGACCGTTGGAAGCCTCTGTGTCGAGCGTGGGGACGTGGTTTACGCCACCACCCGCCGTCGGTCGCGAGCCGATCGATTGCAGCAGATGGGGTTTGTTCCCCTGATCGTCGACTGGAATGACCGTAGGACACTTTGTCAAACGACGGCTGAGGCGGGCCAAACAGCCGCCAATTTGGCTTCCATGATGCCAAACATCGACCAAGTGCTCGTCGCTGTCAGTTACGACCTTTCGAGCCAGGTGTCTCGATATGAGTCTCAAGTTGGTGGCATGAGAAATCTACTTCGTTTGTTGCCCAACCACGTCAAGGTCTGCTACATCAGCACGACGGGGGTTTACCACCAGACCGATGGACGCTGGGTCGATGAGTCTTCGCCGACATTTCCTCGCCGCGAGGGAGGCCGGGTCCATTTGCAAGCCGAATCCCTGCTCCATCGGTATCGACCCACGGCTCCCTGGACCGTTCTGCGGCTCGCGGGGATCTACGGTCCCGGCCGGGTCCCACGCATCGCCGATGTCGTCGCTGGCCGTAGCCTGGCATCGCAAGAAACCGGATTCCTGAACTTGATTCACGTCCACGACGCCGCCCGCGCGGTGTTGGCAACTTGGCAGCATCGTTCACGCCGGGTCTATGCCGTGGCGGATGATCAACCGATGCAACGTGGCGACTTCTACCGTGAAATGGCTCGCCGCTGCGCTGCGCCACCGCCGACCTTCCGCTCCCCCCTGCCTGGGTCAAGCAAACAAATGCGATCGGAAAGCAACAAACGCATCTGGAATCGCCGGCTGAAACACGATCTGCTGCCAAACCTGCTCTACCCCACCTACCGTGATGGACTCGCACAAATCCTCGCCGATGGTCGTGACACCAAGGGGTGTTCTCAGGCCACGCGGAGTCTCTAG
- the ccoG gene encoding cytochrome c oxidase accessory protein CcoG — protein sequence MSSSTPPSDLPIAGEKSGDSLQHSAMLEAPDHVLSTLEKDGSRRWLRPRLSRGFWWKRRRAFAYALMAFFIILPHVRFGGMPPVLLDIPARRFVFLGHTFLPTDTLLLALVMLGGFLTIVLATALTGRVWCGWACPQTVYMEYVFRPIDRLFEGTKGKGGKPKHKIEGWRRLARWAVYLLLCFLLANTFIAYFVGTDRLGDWMRSSPLEHPIAFVVMGGVTALMMFDFLYFREQTCLIACPYGRFQSVMLDRQSLIVAYDPNRGEPRKKGRRKPDDGAGDCVACNQCVVVCPTGIDIRDGLQLECINCTQCIDACDSVMTKVGKPTGLIRYSSQDALTGNPPKLFRLRTVAYPALLLAVGIAFIGVLSTKYAFDARVIRGKGSPFTRQDQGTISNQFRLRLVNRTNETRQYTIEMVEPESATIHEIEVEKPTLQSNGTTLVPIMVEIPTKAFGPSGNADGKMRVTDDVGNERFLKMQLLGPRR from the coding sequence ATGAGTAGTTCGACGCCCCCTAGCGACTTGCCGATTGCAGGTGAGAAATCGGGCGATTCCCTGCAACATTCCGCAATGCTTGAAGCACCCGATCATGTGCTCAGCACCCTTGAAAAAGATGGTTCACGTCGATGGCTACGGCCTCGGTTGTCGCGGGGGTTCTGGTGGAAGCGACGGCGTGCCTTTGCCTATGCCTTGATGGCATTCTTTATCATTTTGCCGCATGTTCGATTTGGCGGCATGCCGCCGGTGTTGCTGGACATTCCGGCACGAAGGTTCGTGTTTCTTGGTCATACCTTCTTGCCCACCGATACGTTGTTACTTGCCTTGGTCATGCTTGGTGGATTCCTGACGATCGTCTTGGCCACCGCGCTGACCGGCCGTGTTTGGTGCGGTTGGGCATGTCCGCAAACGGTTTACATGGAATATGTGTTCCGCCCGATTGATCGTTTGTTCGAAGGGACCAAGGGCAAAGGGGGGAAACCTAAACACAAGATCGAAGGCTGGCGGCGACTTGCCCGCTGGGCTGTTTACTTGTTGTTATGCTTTTTACTTGCAAACACGTTCATTGCGTACTTTGTCGGTACCGATCGTTTGGGCGATTGGATGCGAAGTTCTCCGCTGGAACACCCCATCGCATTCGTGGTGATGGGGGGAGTGACCGCGCTGATGATGTTTGACTTTCTGTACTTTCGTGAGCAGACCTGTTTGATCGCTTGTCCTTATGGTCGCTTTCAGTCGGTCATGTTGGACCGGCAAAGTTTGATTGTCGCTTACGATCCCAATCGAGGTGAACCTCGAAAGAAGGGCCGTCGGAAACCCGATGACGGCGCGGGCGATTGCGTGGCTTGCAACCAATGTGTCGTGGTTTGCCCAACGGGCATCGACATTCGCGATGGGTTGCAACTGGAATGCATCAACTGCACTCAGTGCATCGACGCCTGCGATTCGGTGATGACCAAGGTGGGGAAGCCGACCGGGTTGATCCGCTACAGTTCTCAAGATGCCCTGACCGGGAATCCCCCCAAACTTTTCCGACTACGCACGGTGGCCTACCCCGCATTGTTGTTGGCGGTTGGAATCGCTTTTATCGGAGTCTTGTCAACCAAGTACGCCTTTGATGCACGCGTGATTCGTGGCAAGGGGAGTCCGTTCACCCGCCAAGACCAAGGCACGATCAGCAACCAATTTCGCTTGCGTTTGGTCAACCGGACGAATGAGACCCGGCAATACACAATTGAAATGGTCGAGCCTGAATCGGCAACGATTCATGAAATCGAAGTCGAGAAACCCACGCTTCAAAGCAACGGAACCACCTTGGTGCCGATCATGGTCGAAATTCCAACCAAAGCGTTTGGCCCATCTGGCAACGCCGATGGTAAGATGCGAGTGACCGATGATGTTGGGAATGAACGATTTTTGAAAATGCAACTGTTAGGACCGCGACGATGA